A genomic segment from Halomicroarcula saliterrae encodes:
- a CDS encoding DUF4157 domain-containing protein: protein MSFRSVSEAREKAGSAAMDPREDDGDQRRSAGRDPGEGHQFGVETYRDGQATKLQRLAQQHGADQVRQWAAEGMAVETMGKTRDMEQFRERQAERPPEVPREIERQNARSVQRSRGAHHESSRAGDTEVPESVRSVISSSGQQLDASVQRAMEDRMGDSLGDVRIHTGPSAAQACDDINARAFTVGNHIAFNRGEYDPESAEGQHVLAHELAHVRQQTGGAVSMLPQEGELAIDPDERLEREAEETAERVMRGGTLGIQRMRRSGVHIQRAAKQTGFGEDGTVAVENVNEEALNGSETEDIDFEGSDGTMPEMAKWLIGGVGTASTFAASQMVPGVNLLSLGLMFGIGAATEEYQSIAETFKSDQSVPAEVVDKLEARVTQSEEFAERVAADSTLADQLASDDQFIENISAQVNEMTGDQSQEVDY from the coding sequence ATGAGCTTCCGGTCAGTGAGCGAGGCCCGAGAGAAGGCCGGGTCGGCGGCGATGGACCCCCGCGAGGACGACGGGGACCAGCGCCGGTCGGCTGGCCGAGACCCGGGCGAGGGTCACCAGTTCGGGGTCGAGACGTATCGGGACGGACAGGCGACGAAACTGCAGCGGCTCGCCCAGCAACACGGCGCCGACCAGGTCCGCCAGTGGGCCGCCGAGGGGATGGCCGTCGAGACGATGGGCAAGACGCGGGACATGGAGCAGTTCCGCGAACGGCAGGCCGAGCGGCCGCCGGAGGTGCCAAGAGAGATCGAACGGCAGAACGCCAGGTCCGTCCAGCGGAGCCGGGGCGCACATCACGAGTCCAGCCGTGCCGGTGACACAGAGGTACCTGAGTCGGTCCGAAGCGTGATTTCGTCGTCCGGCCAGCAGTTGGACGCGAGCGTCCAGCGCGCGATGGAAGACCGGATGGGCGACAGCCTCGGCGACGTTCGCATCCATACCGGGCCCTCCGCAGCGCAAGCCTGTGACGACATCAACGCCCGCGCCTTTACTGTGGGTAATCACATCGCGTTCAACCGGGGCGAATACGACCCCGAATCTGCTGAGGGCCAGCACGTCCTGGCCCACGAGTTAGCGCACGTGCGACAACAGACCGGTGGAGCCGTGTCGATGCTGCCCCAAGAGGGCGAGTTAGCTATCGACCCAGATGAACGGTTGGAGCGCGAAGCCGAGGAGACCGCCGAGCGGGTGATGCGCGGGGGAACGCTGGGTATCCAGCGGATGCGGCGGTCTGGCGTTCATATTCAGCGAGCAGCAAAACAGACCGGTTTCGGAGAAGACGGAACTGTTGCCGTCGAGAACGTCAACGAGGAGGCGCTGAACGGATCGGAGACAGAGGATATCGACTTCGAGGGCAGCGACGGGACGATGCCCGAGATGGCGAAATGGCTGATCGGTGGCGTCGGTACCGCCAGCACGTTCGCCGCCTCGCAGATGGTTCCGGGCGTGAATCTGCTTTCACTGGGACTCATGTTCGGAATCGGGGCCGCCACCGAAGAGTATCAGAGCATCGCTGAAACGTTCAAGAGCGACCAGAGCGTGCCCGCCGAAGTCGTCGACAAACTCGAAGCTCGCGTTACCCAGAGCGAGGAATTCGCGGAGCGAGTCGCAGCGGACTCCACTCTCGCCGACCAGCTCGCGAGCGACGACCAGTTCATCGAGAACATCTCCGCACAGGTCAACGAGATGACTGGGGACCAGAGCCAAGAGGTCGATTACTGA